The following are encoded in a window of Myxocyprinus asiaticus isolate MX2 ecotype Aquarium Trade chromosome 17, UBuf_Myxa_2, whole genome shotgun sequence genomic DNA:
- the LOC127455344 gene encoding protein O-mannosyl-transferase 2-like: MDDRPKEHHTQRQDTSAVRHRKPCKVNEMCESVLQAKAVQPPSGVSDKPFTYDHINRLTFNGANKKLLKRGGHLNPPSRDDHVPVYTWVLVFLLSVCTRFYKITEPPHVCWDETHFGKMGSYYINRTFFFDVHPPLGKMLIGLAGYLTGYDGTFPFIKPGDKYEHHNYWGMRGVCAAFGSCLPPFAFLIVLGLSRSTQAALIAACLLIFDTGCITLSQYILLDPILMFFIMGSVLSMVRFNTYRLGPFSFSWWLWLLLTGVCLSGSLGVKFVGLFVILLVGINTALDLWRLLGDLSLCLVDFGKHLIARVFGLIMLPMFLYTTIFAVHFIVLNKSGPGDGFFSSAFQSRLIGNNLHNASMPEYLAYDSIVTVKNLRIAGGYLHSHWHLYPEGVGAHQQQVTAYLHKDYNNLWLVKRPDNSVDQTGSPELVRHGDIIKLEHKETTRNLHSHLHEAPLTKKHLQVTGYGINGTGDANDLWQVELCGGRKGDPVKVLRSKVRFLHRSTGCVLFSSGKTLPKWGWEQVEVTCSPYVKETPNSQWNIEDHINPKLPNISLSVLKPTFLEILWESHIVMIRGNSGLKPKDNEVNSKPWHWPINYQGLRFSGVNETEYRVYLLGNPIIWWLNLFSLGLFVVMVIVASLAVQRGVKLEGIRLVHCHILMEGGGMLLLGWLLHYLPFYIMGRILYYHHYFPAMLFSSMLTGVTLDIFLQNLDLLFSPSISEYLFRGGQSMLLLGLLYSFYLFHPLSYGMRGPLAHDPASSMAGLRWMESWEF, translated from the exons atggaTGACAGACCGAAGGAGCATCACACACAAAGACAAGACACATCAGCTGTAAGACATCGAAAACCATGCAAGGTAAACGAAATGTGTGAAAGCGTCCTCCAAGCCAAAGCTGTgcaacccccttctggagtatCTGATAAACCCTTCACATATGATCATATTAATAGACTGACTTTTAATGGAGCAAATAAAAAGCTTCTCAAGCGAGGAGGACACCTTAATCCTCCCTCCCGAGATGACCATGTGCCAGTTTACACTTGGGTCCTGGTGTTTTTGCTCTCTGTATGTACACGCTTTTACAAGATCACTGAGCCTCCCCATGTTTG TTGGGATGAGACTCATTTTGGGAAAATGGGCAGCTATTATATTAATCGCACCTTCTTCTTTGATGTCCATCCACCACTTGGAAAG ATGCTTATTGGTCTTGCTGGATACTTGACAGGCTATGATGGCACCTTTCCTTTCATAAAACCAGGGGACAAATATGAGCACCACAACTACTGGGGGATGCGAGGG GTCTGTGCAGCTTTTGGTTCCTGTCTGCCTCCTTTTGCCTTCCTAATTGTTTTGGGGCTGTCGCGTTCTACACAAGCAGCGCTCATTGCAGCTTGTCTACTTATCTTTG ACACTGGCTGCATCACCCTCTCTCAATACATCCTTTTGGATCCCATTCTGATGTTTTTCATCATGGGCTCTGTTCTGAGTATGGTCAGATTCAACACATACAGACTCGG GCCTTTTAGCTTTTCTTGGTGGCTGTGGCTGCTTCTAACTGGGGTCTGCCTCTCCGGGTCTCTCGGGGTAAAGTTTGTGGGGCTGTTTGTAATACTCTTGGTGGGAATCAACACTGCATTGGATCTCTGGAGGTTACTTGGAGACCTCAGTTTGTGTCTG GTGGATTTTGGGAAGCACTTGATAGCTCGAGTTTTTGGGTTGATAATGCTTCCAATGTTCCTATACACTACAATATTTGCTGTCCACTTTATAGTTTTAAACAAAAG CGGTCCTGGAGATGGTTTCTTTAGCTCAGCTTTCCAGTCTCGCTTGATTGGAAACAATCTGCACAATGCCTCAATGCCAGAGT ACCTGGCATATGACTCTATTGTAACAGTAAAGAATTTGCGAATAGCCGGAGGTTATCTGCACTCTCACTGGCACCTTTATCCAGAAGGGGTTGGAGCTCATCAGCAGCAG GTTACAGCCTATCTGCACAAAGATTATAACAACCTGTGGTTGGTCAAGAGACCTGACAATTCTGTGG ATCAAACAGGGTCCCCAGAGCTTGTCCGACATGGTGACATTATTAAATTGGAACACAAAGA AACTACCAGGAATCTTCACAGTCATCTACATGAGGCTCCACTAACCAAAAAACACCTGCAGGTCACGGGTTACGGCATT AATGGAACTGGAGATGCTAATGACTTGTGGCAGGTGGAGTTGTGTGGAGGGAGGAAGGGAGATCCAGTGAAGGTGCTGCGTAGTAAAGTGCGCTTTCTCCATCGCTCCACAGGCTGTGTGCTTTTCTCTTCTGGAAAGACCCTCCCCAAGTG GGGATGGGAACAGGTTGAGGTCACATGTAGTCCATATGTCAAGGAGACCCCCAACTCACAGTGGAATATTGAGGATCACATCAACCCAAAAT TGCCCAACATCAGTCTGTCAGTGCTTAAACCCACTTTTCTGGAGATTCTTTGGGAGTCTCATATTGTTATGATAAGG GGAAACAGTGGTTTGAAGCCCAAAGATAACGAGGTAAATTCTAAGCCCTGGCACTGGCCCATCAACTATCAG GGTTTGAGGTTCTCTGGAGTAAATGAGACTGAATACCGTGTTTATCTCCTGGGCAACCCT ATAATCTGGTGGCTAAACCTGTTCAGTCTGGGTCTATTTGTTGTCATGGTGATTGTGGCCTCTTTGGCAGTGCAGAGAGGTGTAAAGCTGGAGGGAATAAGGTTAG TGCACTGTCACATTTTAATGGAGGGTGGAGGAATGCTGCTTCTGGGCTGGCTGCTGCACTACCTGCCTTTTTACATCATGGGTCGTATACTCTACTACCACCATTACTTTCCTGCCATGCTGTTCAGCAGTATGCTCACAG GTGTTACCCTGGACATCTTTCTACAGAATTTAGATCTCCTTTTTAGTCCATCCATATCAGAGTATCTTTTTAGGGGAGGTCAATCTATGCTCCTGTTAGGGTTACTTTACAG CTTTTACCTCTTCCACCCGCTCTCCTATGGTATGAGGGGGCCATTGGCACACGACCCTGCCTCCTCTATGGCTGGGCTCAGGTGGATGGAATCTTGGGAATTTTAG